Proteins found in one Corynebacterium freneyi genomic segment:
- a CDS encoding glutamate ABC transporter substrate-binding protein, with amino-acid sequence MRLRRFRAPFPAPARAVGAAAAATLLTLTACTPQAPLVDDPYNEIIERASGGTPLPPEARYEKADTRPANLPDGAATPPSPTPATGPVEERLPDIIDRGRIIVGVDQSLNLLGFRDASTGELAGFEVALAQEIARDIFDDPDAVEFRYVDSTERIEALSSGRVDAIVRTMSLTPEREAVVDFSAPYLTARAGILVPASGSVDETDEISSAADLNDRRVCVAAESTPEEIVRAEAPGATLLLVRSWSDCLVAIQQHQVDAVVADDTILAGINDQDPGTTIVRRGLSTESYAVGVADGNVALAAQVNLTMERIRADGTWQQLYDTWLGAFLPGGQQPVGIYREEDR; translated from the coding sequence ATGCGACTCCGCCGATTCCGCGCCCCCTTCCCCGCCCCCGCACGAGCGGTCGGCGCCGCGGCCGCCGCGACGCTGCTGACGCTCACCGCGTGCACCCCGCAGGCCCCGCTGGTCGACGACCCCTACAACGAGATCATCGAACGCGCCTCCGGCGGCACTCCCCTGCCCCCGGAAGCCCGCTACGAGAAGGCCGACACCCGCCCGGCGAACCTGCCCGACGGCGCGGCCACCCCGCCGTCGCCGACCCCGGCGACCGGCCCCGTCGAAGAACGTCTGCCCGACATCATCGACCGCGGGCGCATCATCGTCGGCGTCGACCAGTCGCTGAACCTCCTCGGCTTCCGCGACGCCTCCACCGGCGAACTCGCCGGCTTCGAAGTCGCCCTGGCCCAGGAAATCGCCCGCGACATCTTCGACGACCCCGACGCGGTGGAATTCCGCTACGTCGACTCCACCGAGCGCATCGAGGCCCTGAGCAGCGGCCGCGTCGACGCGATCGTCCGCACCATGTCGCTGACTCCGGAACGCGAGGCCGTCGTCGACTTCTCCGCCCCCTACCTCACCGCGCGAGCGGGCATCCTGGTCCCGGCATCCGGTTCCGTCGACGAAACGGACGAGATCTCGTCGGCGGCCGACCTCAACGACCGTCGCGTCTGCGTCGCCGCCGAGTCCACCCCGGAGGAAATCGTCCGAGCCGAGGCCCCCGGCGCGACGCTGCTGCTGGTGCGCAGCTGGTCCGACTGCCTGGTGGCCATCCAGCAGCACCAGGTCGACGCGGTGGTCGCCGACGACACCATCCTGGCCGGCATCAACGACCAGGACCCCGGCACCACCATCGTCCGCCGGGGCCTGAGCACCGAAAGCTACGCGGTGGGCGTCGCCGACGGCAACGTGGCGCTGGCCGCCCAGGTCAATCTGACCATGGAACGCATCCGCGCCGACGGCACCTGGCAACAGCTCTACGACACCTGGCTCGGCGCCTTCCTGCCCGGAGGCCAACAGCCGGTGGGCATCTACCGGGAGGAGGACCGATGA
- a CDS encoding serine/threonine protein kinase — protein sequence MTDRDESAPATESVPATEAVAFDPFADDSEPGTVATPFDPFADDDDDDDWPTGSSSSGTTTPVDPSAESHRRALDTFRARRGRARQGRTVADGMVQLPFIPPTDPLDAVMSPEKIAATGKPTPTLTSGDLVAGQYEIAGPIAHGGLGWIYLAKDHNVSDRWVVLKGMMASSNERDLAVVQAEREFLAEITHPGIVKIINFVEPSDGETGFIVMEYVGGPSLRQRRRAQPDGVMPVDIAIGYVLELLPALDYLHSRGVVYNDLKPDNVLITEDQVKLIDVGAVTGIGAYGHIYGTPGFQAPEVGRTGPTVASDIYTVGRTLASLITDLPATNGVYDPGLPTPMEEPMFRRYLSLYRLLLRACNEDPDARFASADDMAIQLTGVLREILAVRDGVQYPHIGSLFSPQRSTYGTKHRVFRTDQLVDGIARDVIITPQEITAALPVPLVDPTDPGARLLSASSFTEPGELIDTLTAAMRDPENSTSVEIPLAIVRAQLDIGSTEEARDDLRAAPPRLRKDWRWGWYAGITELLLDDYDSALESFNRVLTMLPGEPAPKLALAATLELLQQRAGISHQQVLDPVTARAVANLDRQMEDIPESMLRHLTDTWTTTAADPVCMRFHATRLYAMVWATNPSTVSSAFGLARQLTVEGQQEMAISMLDRVPAASRHHRLAKLTTILLLTSGAPESLTESRIRRAARRLVELPTNEPRMEQLRIAVMVAALNWLRASGLDHAASRNELFDVPFTVAGLRAGLEEGLRQLARSSPFPRHRYRLVDMANLIRPRTWR from the coding sequence ATGACCGACCGCGACGAATCCGCCCCCGCCACCGAGTCCGTCCCCGCGACCGAAGCCGTCGCCTTCGACCCCTTCGCCGACGATTCCGAACCCGGCACCGTCGCCACGCCATTCGACCCCTTCGCCGACGACGACGATGACGACGACTGGCCCACCGGCTCGTCGTCAAGCGGAACGACCACCCCCGTCGACCCGTCCGCCGAATCCCACCGCCGCGCCCTGGACACCTTCCGCGCCCGACGCGGCCGCGCCCGCCAGGGCCGCACCGTCGCCGACGGCATGGTGCAGCTGCCGTTCATCCCGCCGACCGACCCGCTCGACGCCGTCATGTCGCCGGAGAAAATCGCCGCCACCGGCAAACCCACCCCGACGCTGACGTCGGGCGACCTCGTCGCCGGCCAATACGAAATCGCCGGCCCCATCGCCCACGGCGGCCTCGGCTGGATCTACCTGGCCAAGGACCACAACGTGTCCGACCGCTGGGTCGTGCTCAAGGGAATGATGGCGTCGTCCAACGAACGCGACCTCGCCGTCGTGCAGGCCGAACGCGAATTCCTCGCGGAGATCACGCACCCGGGCATCGTGAAGATCATCAACTTCGTCGAACCCTCCGACGGCGAGACCGGCTTCATCGTCATGGAGTACGTCGGCGGCCCGTCGCTGCGGCAGCGCCGGCGCGCCCAGCCCGACGGCGTCATGCCCGTCGACATCGCCATCGGCTACGTCCTGGAACTCCTGCCGGCCCTGGACTACCTGCACTCCCGAGGCGTGGTCTACAACGACCTCAAGCCCGACAACGTGCTCATCACCGAAGACCAGGTCAAGCTCATCGACGTCGGCGCGGTCACCGGCATCGGCGCCTACGGCCACATCTACGGCACGCCCGGCTTCCAGGCCCCCGAGGTCGGCCGCACCGGCCCCACGGTCGCGTCGGACATCTACACCGTCGGCCGCACGCTGGCGTCGCTGATCACCGACCTGCCGGCGACCAACGGCGTCTACGACCCCGGCCTGCCCACGCCGATGGAGGAACCCATGTTCCGCCGGTACCTGTCGCTGTACCGGCTGCTGCTACGCGCCTGCAACGAGGACCCGGATGCGCGTTTTGCCAGCGCCGACGACATGGCCATCCAGCTCACCGGCGTGCTGCGCGAGATCCTGGCGGTGCGCGACGGCGTGCAGTACCCGCACATCGGCTCGCTGTTTTCCCCGCAGCGTTCGACGTACGGCACCAAGCACCGGGTGTTCCGCACCGATCAGCTGGTCGACGGCATCGCCCGCGACGTGATCATCACCCCCCAGGAGATCACCGCCGCCCTGCCGGTGCCGCTGGTCGACCCGACGGACCCGGGGGCTCGGCTGCTGTCGGCGTCGTCGTTCACGGAGCCCGGCGAACTCATCGACACCCTCACCGCCGCCATGCGCGACCCGGAGAATTCCACGTCGGTGGAGATTCCCCTGGCCATCGTCCGCGCGCAGCTGGACATCGGGTCCACGGAGGAGGCCCGCGACGATTTGCGGGCGGCTCCCCCGCGTCTGCGCAAGGACTGGCGGTGGGGCTGGTACGCGGGCATCACGGAATTGCTTCTCGACGACTACGACTCCGCCCTGGAGTCCTTCAACCGCGTGTTGACCATGTTGCCGGGCGAGCCGGCGCCGAAGCTGGCGTTGGCGGCGACCCTGGAGCTGCTGCAACAGCGGGCGGGGATCTCCCATCAGCAGGTGCTCGATCCCGTCACGGCGCGGGCGGTGGCGAACCTGGACCGGCAAATGGAGGACATCCCCGAGTCGATGCTGCGGCACCTGACGGATACGTGGACCACCACCGCCGCCGATCCGGTGTGCATGCGGTTCCACGCCACCCGCCTGTACGCGATGGTGTGGGCGACGAACCCGTCGACGGTGTCTTCCGCGTTCGGCCTGGCGCGCCAGTTGACGGTGGAGGGCCAGCAGGAGATGGCGATTTCCATGCTGGACCGGGTGCCGGCGGCGTCGCGGCATCACCGGCTGGCGAAGTTGACCACCATCCTGCTGCTGACCTCCGGCGCCCCGGAATCGTTGACGGAGTCGCGCATCCGCCGCGCCGCCCGTCGCCTGGTGGAGCTGCCGACGAACGAGCCGCGGATGGAGCAGTTGCGCATCGCCGTCATGGTCGCCGCCCTGAATTGGCTGCGCGCCAGCGGGTTGGATCATGCGGCCAGCCGCAACGAGCTTTTCGACGTTCCGTTCACCGTGGCGGGTCTGCGCGCCGGCCTGGAGGAGGGTCTGCGGCAGTTGGCCAGGTCGTCTCCGTTCCCCCGCCACAGGTACCGGCTGGTGGACATGGCGAACCTGATTCGGCCGCGCACCTGGCGTTGA
- a CDS encoding L,D-transpeptidase — translation MTGKHRKPSRLRRVARTAAPLAVIAGLGVTPSVAGAQPLPDFGSSDALPQAPTRADIDGFMDRAQVPGEIRDAVEPFLPPAEPQPAPAPAPAPAPAPQERAADLPPESPCPETARACVDLAGNRTWLQQDGKLLYGPTIMSHGKPGQETPKGTFTVTRKVKDEISYEFNNAPMPYAVYFTNNGHAFHQGSTDVQSAGCVRLPHDAAKFFFENLQVGDVVYIY, via the coding sequence ATGACCGGAAAGCACCGCAAGCCCTCCCGCCTCCGCCGCGTGGCGCGCACCGCCGCGCCGCTGGCGGTCATCGCCGGCCTCGGCGTCACCCCGTCCGTCGCGGGCGCCCAGCCGCTGCCCGACTTCGGTTCCTCCGACGCGCTGCCGCAGGCCCCGACGCGCGCCGACATCGACGGTTTCATGGACCGCGCCCAGGTTCCGGGCGAGATCCGCGACGCCGTGGAGCCTTTCCTGCCGCCGGCCGAGCCCCAGCCGGCTCCCGCCCCGGCCCCGGCTCCCGCCCCGGCGCCGCAGGAGCGCGCCGCCGACCTGCCGCCGGAGTCCCCGTGCCCGGAGACCGCCCGCGCCTGCGTCGACCTGGCCGGCAACCGCACCTGGCTGCAGCAGGACGGCAAGCTGCTCTACGGCCCGACCATCATGTCGCACGGCAAGCCGGGCCAGGAGACCCCGAAGGGCACCTTCACCGTGACCCGCAAGGTCAAGGACGAGATCTCCTACGAGTTCAACAACGCCCCGATGCCGTACGCGGTGTACTTCACCAACAACGGACACGCGTTCCACCAGGGCTCCACGGACGTCCAGTCCGCCGGCTGCGTCCGCCTGCCCCACGACGCCGCGAAGTTCTTCTTCGAGAACCTCCAGGTCGGCGACGTCGTCTACATCTACTAG
- a CDS encoding acetate kinase, producing MSRHALVVNSGSSSIKFQLVDPSKDATEPPYVSGLVERIGEDNGTIVLKVNGEKIEVTEPISDHADGLDKAFALMDDNDCGPHSVDIAAVGHRVVHGGKLFSKPQLIDDQIIEMIRDLIPLAPLHNPANIVGIEEARALLPDVPHVAVFDTGFFHDMPPAAALYPLNAEVAAENSVRRYGFHGTSHEYVSGQVPELLGKEPHEVNQITLHLGNGASCAAVRGGQAVDTSMGMTPLAGLMMGTRTGDIDPGIIFHLYRQGMSIDEIDNLCNRQSGLKGVSGVNDFRILQERMDDNDPDAWAAYQMYVHQLRRYIGSYMLILGRLDAITFTAGVGENHVGIRRDSMADLENFGIKIDPERNAGPNDGPRVISADDSKVKVLVVPTNEELAIARYAMAYAE from the coding sequence ATGTCGCGTCACGCCCTCGTAGTCAACTCGGGTTCCTCGTCCATCAAGTTCCAGCTCGTCGATCCGTCGAAGGACGCCACCGAGCCGCCGTACGTGTCGGGTCTCGTCGAGCGCATCGGCGAGGACAACGGCACCATCGTGCTGAAGGTCAACGGCGAGAAGATCGAGGTCACCGAGCCGATCTCCGACCACGCCGACGGCCTGGACAAGGCCTTCGCCCTCATGGACGACAACGACTGCGGCCCGCATTCGGTGGACATCGCCGCGGTCGGCCACCGCGTGGTCCACGGCGGCAAGCTGTTCTCCAAGCCGCAGCTGATCGACGATCAGATCATCGAGATGATCCGCGACCTCATTCCGCTGGCGCCGCTGCACAACCCGGCGAACATCGTCGGCATCGAGGAAGCCCGCGCGCTGCTGCCGGACGTGCCGCACGTCGCGGTGTTCGACACCGGCTTCTTCCACGACATGCCGCCGGCTGCGGCGCTGTACCCGCTCAACGCGGAGGTCGCCGCCGAGAATTCGGTGCGCCGCTACGGCTTCCACGGCACCAGCCACGAGTACGTGTCCGGCCAGGTTCCGGAGCTGCTGGGCAAGGAGCCGCACGAGGTCAACCAGATCACGCTGCACCTGGGCAACGGCGCGTCGTGTGCGGCGGTGCGCGGCGGCCAGGCCGTGGACACCTCCATGGGCATGACGCCGCTGGCCGGCCTGATGATGGGCACCCGCACCGGCGACATCGACCCGGGCATCATCTTCCACCTGTACCGCCAGGGCATGTCCATCGACGAGATCGACAACCTGTGCAACCGCCAGTCGGGCCTGAAGGGCGTCTCCGGCGTCAACGACTTCCGCATCCTGCAGGAGCGCATGGACGACAACGACCCGGACGCTTGGGCGGCCTACCAGATGTACGTGCACCAGCTGCGCCGCTACATCGGCTCCTACATGCTCATCCTGGGCCGCCTGGACGCCATCACGTTCACCGCCGGCGTCGGCGAAAACCACGTGGGCATCCGCAGGGACTCGATGGCGGACCTGGAGAACTTCGGCATCAAGATCGACCCGGAGCGCAACGCCGGTCCGAACGACGGCCCGCGCGTCATCTCCGCCGACGACTCCAAGGTCAAGGTTCTGGTCGTCCCCACCAACGAGGAGCTGGCCATCGCCCGCTACGCCATGGCCTACGCCGAGTAG
- the pta gene encoding phosphate acetyltransferase, giving the protein MVTAVEAERASGDQAMVLTATGNLDFDARVAAVTGSGVVLVADGEGCSNDAALTRIRMAVAELRARYAVPLAVVLTGQVGEAPKLDVPVVALDDADALASAVSAPVDVIMTPQRFQWWLLQQAKANRRHIVLPEGEDDRILIAADELLAADICDLTILGDPEFVRDRARVLGLDLSKATLMDPTTSEHLEPFAEEFAELRKSKGLTLDEARETMNDISYFATMMIHKGLADGMVSGAANTTAHTIKPSFQIIKTKPGASTVSSLFLMVMDDRLWGFADCAVLPKPSPDQLGEIAVVSAETAANFGIEPRVAMMSYSTGESGTGEDVDRVKAGLAKARELDPELLVDGPLQFDAAISPSTAKKKMPDSAVAGKATVFVFPDLDAGNIGYKIAQRCGGALAIGPILQGLNKPVNDLSRGATVADIVNTVAITAIQAGGN; this is encoded by the coding sequence ATCGTCACCGCCGTCGAGGCCGAGCGGGCCTCCGGCGATCAGGCGATGGTGCTCACCGCCACCGGCAACCTCGATTTCGACGCCCGCGTCGCCGCCGTCACCGGTTCCGGCGTGGTTCTCGTCGCCGATGGGGAGGGCTGCTCCAACGATGCCGCGCTGACCCGCATCCGCATGGCCGTCGCCGAGCTGCGGGCGCGGTACGCGGTGCCGCTGGCCGTGGTGCTCACCGGGCAGGTGGGAGAGGCGCCGAAGCTGGACGTGCCGGTGGTTGCGCTTGACGACGCCGACGCGTTGGCTTCCGCCGTCTCGGCGCCGGTCGACGTGATCATGACGCCGCAGCGCTTCCAGTGGTGGCTGCTGCAGCAGGCGAAGGCGAACCGTCGTCACATCGTGCTGCCGGAGGGCGAGGATGACCGCATCCTCATCGCCGCCGACGAGCTGCTGGCCGCCGACATCTGCGACCTGACCATCCTGGGCGACCCGGAGTTCGTCCGCGACCGCGCCCGGGTGCTCGGCCTCGACCTGTCGAAGGCGACGCTGATGGATCCGACGACCTCGGAGCACCTGGAGCCTTTTGCGGAGGAGTTCGCGGAGCTGCGCAAGTCCAAGGGCCTCACGCTCGACGAGGCGCGCGAGACCATGAACGACATCTCCTACTTCGCCACGATGATGATCCACAAGGGGCTCGCCGACGGCATGGTCTCCGGTGCGGCCAACACCACGGCGCACACCATCAAGCCGTCGTTCCAGATCATCAAGACCAAGCCGGGTGCGTCGACCGTGTCGTCGCTGTTCCTCATGGTCATGGATGACCGTCTGTGGGGCTTCGCCGACTGTGCGGTGCTGCCGAAGCCGTCGCCGGACCAGCTCGGCGAGATCGCCGTGGTGTCCGCGGAAACCGCCGCGAACTTCGGCATCGAGCCGCGGGTGGCCATGATGTCCTACTCGACCGGCGAGTCCGGCACGGGCGAGGACGTCGACCGCGTCAAGGCGGGTCTGGCCAAGGCCCGGGAGCTGGATCCGGAGCTGCTGGTCGACGGCCCGCTGCAGTTCGATGCGGCGATCTCCCCCTCGACCGCGAAGAAGAAGATGCCGGACTCCGCGGTGGCGGGCAAGGCCACCGTCTTCGTCTTCCCCGATCTCGACGCCGGCAACATCGGCTACAAGATCGCCCAGCGCTGCGGCGGCGCCCTCGCCATCGGACCCATCCTCCAGGGCCTGAACAAGCCGGTCAACGACCTGTCGCGCGGCGCGACGGTCGCCGACATCGTCAACACCGTCGCCATTACCGCCATCCAGGCAGGAGGTAACTAA